In Streptomyces hawaiiensis, one genomic interval encodes:
- a CDS encoding GNAT family N-acetyltransferase has product MPFLISPVLNAGTLADRPQPTLPADGGLVLRPWRAGDAPAVYEVFQDPVMHQWHARAADSVAEAGEWIREWRQAWEGEREAHWAVADAESGALLGRVALRELRLDDGTAEVAYWTVPAARGRGVAARATTALTHWALDETGFHRLELLHAVHNEASCRVATRTGFDLEGTKRSAILHPDGWHDMHLHARVGSRTAPPR; this is encoded by the coding sequence ATGCCGTTCCTCATCAGCCCGGTTCTGAACGCCGGAACCCTCGCAGACCGCCCGCAACCGACACTCCCCGCCGACGGCGGACTCGTGCTGCGCCCCTGGCGGGCCGGGGACGCGCCCGCGGTGTACGAGGTCTTCCAGGACCCGGTGATGCACCAGTGGCACGCCCGCGCCGCCGACTCCGTGGCGGAGGCCGGGGAGTGGATCCGCGAGTGGCGACAGGCATGGGAGGGGGAGCGGGAGGCGCACTGGGCCGTGGCCGACGCGGAGTCCGGCGCGCTGCTGGGCCGGGTGGCGCTGCGCGAGCTTCGGCTCGACGACGGGACGGCGGAGGTGGCGTACTGGACGGTCCCGGCGGCCCGGGGGCGGGGCGTCGCCGCCCGCGCCACGACCGCGCTCACCCACTGGGCCCTCGACGAGACCGGCTTCCACCGTCTGGAGCTCCTGCACGCCGTCCACAACGAGGCCTCGTGCCGCGTCGCCACCAGGACCGGCTTCGACCTGGAGGGCACCAAGCGCAGTGCGATCCTGCATCCGGACGGATGGCACGACATGCACCTGCACGCGCGGGTCGGCTCCCGCACAGCTCCGCCTCGGTGA
- a CDS encoding siderophore-interacting protein, with the protein MAERPGRQPRRVHSALVVRTERLTPHMQRVVLGGEGLADFAAGTCTDHYVKLLFPPVGVTYPEPFDLQRVRDELPREQWPVTRTYTVRQWDAEHRELTLDFVIHGDEGLAGPWAMRVRPGETVRFMGPGGAYAPDPGADWHLLVGDESALPAIACALEALPRGARAYTFVEISGPEEEQKIDSDVEVVWLHRGARPHGEALVEAVRNLEFPEGRVHAFVHGEAHFVKQLRHLLRIERHVPREDLSISGYWRRGHDEEGWQASKREWNARIEAEQESVSAA; encoded by the coding sequence ATGGCAGAGCGACCGGGACGCCAGCCGCGCAGGGTCCACTCCGCGCTGGTCGTGCGCACGGAGCGGCTGACCCCGCACATGCAGCGTGTGGTGCTCGGCGGCGAGGGCCTTGCCGACTTCGCGGCGGGCACGTGCACCGACCACTATGTGAAGCTGCTGTTCCCGCCCGTGGGCGTCACCTACCCGGAACCCTTCGACCTGCAGCGCGTCCGGGACGAACTGCCGCGCGAACAGTGGCCGGTGACCCGGACCTACACGGTCCGCCAGTGGGACGCCGAGCACCGCGAACTGACCCTGGACTTCGTCATCCACGGCGACGAAGGCCTGGCCGGTCCGTGGGCCATGCGGGTCCGGCCCGGCGAGACCGTGCGCTTCATGGGACCCGGCGGGGCCTACGCGCCCGACCCGGGCGCCGACTGGCATCTGCTCGTCGGTGACGAGAGCGCGCTGCCCGCGATCGCCTGCGCCCTGGAGGCACTGCCGCGCGGGGCCAGGGCGTACACCTTCGTGGAGATCTCCGGCCCCGAGGAGGAGCAGAAGATCGACTCGGACGTGGAGGTCGTCTGGCTGCACCGCGGCGCCCGGCCGCACGGTGAGGCGCTGGTCGAGGCCGTACGGAACCTGGAGTTCCCCGAAGGCCGCGTGCACGCCTTCGTCCACGGCGAGGCGCACTTCGTCAAGCAGCTGCGCCACCTGCTCCGCATCGAGCGCCACGTCCCGCGCGAGGACCTCTCGATCTCCGGCTACTGGCGCCGCGGCCACGACGAGGAGGGCTGGCAGGCCTCCAAGCGCGAGTGGAACGCCCGGATCGAGGCGGAGCAGGAGAGCGTGTCCGCGGCCTGA